Proteins encoded together in one Sandaracinaceae bacterium window:
- a CDS encoding SGNH/GDSL hydrolase family protein: MVAEAEAEAEAEAEAEAEADADADADADADAEAEAEAEADVVAGSGETSEGTRTSTRAEPAPASSADATALDPGAALSPAVIAHAREIASRRTRHEDVFIKVGDSATVNRAFMQCFSDDDEIALDGRDALRPLIDRVRATRVRGTDSFRRESRAAGVGWSVYRVLSGPSSALAEEVRAMSPRYALVMFGGNDVETGSLRRYESRMNELVDRLTRWGVVPILSTIPPRNDDPEADQQVPRFNAALRALADERRLPLVDLHAAMLAQPDRGLASDGVHPSAPVRGGRAHGCDLTAEGLEHGQNVRNLLNLQMIAALRAALAD, from the coding sequence GTGGTCGCGGAAGCGGAAGCGGAAGCGGAAGCGGAAGCGGAAGCGGAAGCGGAAGCGGACGCGGACGCGGACGCGGACGCGGACGCGGACGCGGAAGCGGAAGCGGAAGCGGAAGCGGACGTGGTCGCAGGGAGCGGGGAGACGTCCGAAGGGACGCGGACGAGCACGCGCGCAGAGCCGGCGCCGGCCTCGAGCGCAGACGCGACGGCGCTCGACCCCGGTGCCGCTCTCTCCCCCGCGGTGATCGCGCACGCCCGTGAGATCGCTTCGCGCCGGACCCGGCACGAGGACGTGTTCATCAAGGTCGGCGACTCCGCGACCGTGAACCGGGCGTTCATGCAGTGCTTCTCCGACGACGACGAGATCGCGCTCGACGGGCGCGATGCGCTCCGCCCACTGATCGACCGTGTGCGAGCGACGCGGGTGCGCGGGACCGACTCGTTCCGGCGTGAGAGCCGGGCCGCGGGCGTGGGCTGGAGCGTGTATCGAGTCTTGTCGGGCCCCTCGTCCGCGCTCGCCGAGGAGGTGCGCGCGATGTCGCCGCGCTACGCGCTCGTGATGTTCGGAGGCAACGACGTCGAGACGGGCAGCTTGCGACGCTACGAGAGCCGGATGAACGAGCTGGTGGATCGGCTGACGCGCTGGGGCGTGGTGCCGATCCTCTCGACGATCCCGCCGCGCAACGACGACCCCGAAGCGGACCAGCAGGTCCCGCGCTTCAACGCGGCGCTCCGCGCGCTCGCCGACGAGCGGCGCCTGCCGCTGGTGGACCTGCACGCCGCGATGCTCGCGCAGCCGGACCGGGGCCTCGCCTCGGACGGCGTGCATCCGAGCGCGCCCGTGCGCGGCGGCCGGGCGCACGGCTGTGACCTCACGGCGGAGGGCCTCGAGCACGGGCAGAACGTGCGCAATCTGCTGAACCTGCAGATGATCGCCGCGCTCCGGGCCGCGCTCGCCGACTGA
- a CDS encoding pyridoxamine 5'-phosphate oxidase family protein, producing MTDERISENRARFTDILDSFDDAMLVTRDRGGAPRARPMHIAKRTVDGDLWFATSDESGKMSELEQDPRAAVTLQSKDAFVSITGRGQVVRDRSAIEEIWSPAMKAWFPEGKDDPNLTVLRFRAERGEYWDMRGMNKISYVYEAAKAIAKGERIESEREHHGELSL from the coding sequence ATGACCGACGAACGCATCAGTGAAAACCGAGCGCGATTCACCGACATCCTCGACAGCTTCGACGACGCGATGCTCGTCACCCGCGATCGAGGCGGCGCCCCGCGTGCGCGACCGATGCACATCGCCAAGCGGACCGTGGACGGCGATCTCTGGTTCGCGACGAGCGACGAGAGCGGGAAGATGAGCGAGCTGGAGCAGGACCCCCGCGCCGCGGTGACCCTGCAGTCGAAGGACGCCTTCGTCTCGATCACCGGCCGCGGCCAGGTGGTGCGCGACCGAAGCGCCATCGAGGAGATCTGGAGCCCGGCGATGAAGGCGTGGTTCCCCGAAGGCAAGGACGACCCGAACCTGACCGTGCTCCGCTTCCGCGCCGAGCGCGGCGAGTACTGGGACATGCGCGGGATGAACAAGATCAGCTACGTGTACGAGGCCGCGAAGGCCATCGCGAAGGGTGAGCGGATCGAGTCGGAGCGAGAGCACCACGGCGAGCTCTCCCTCTGA
- a CDS encoding ABC-F family ATP-binding cassette domain-containing protein: MSVLDAQQLTRTYGVRTVLGGVSLTITAADRVGLVGANGSGKSTLGRILAGVEEPDTGQVVRRRDVRVGYLPQEPIFEGDPTAREAALSGLTRWLEAKETHDAASARLAAGDGDADALLEQQAEAAAQIERLGGWDRTHAAEAMLEKLGVREHGQRVSSMSGGERRRVDLARLLVSRPDVAILDEPTNHLDVDTIEWLEGHLQNEQPGALLLITHDRFFLDRVVKRTAELSGGELRIYEGGYEAYLEAKAEREAFEHRVEKNRQNFLRRELDWLRRQAPARTTKQKARTDRAHDALSKDGPRLSKDVALHVESVRTGKTVLEIEALRLDVPGRTLVDDLTLTLSPGERVGIVGPNGAGKTTLLRAVLGEHPPASGKITLGQNTRITYFGQAREGLDEDATVLENVAGGRQRVTVGDRDMDARGYLERFLFDYEQQKQPVRVLSGGEKARCLLAKLLLTPANLLILDEPTNDLDVPTLAALEEMLIELNGTALVVTHDRWFLDRVATATLAFEGDAKVVRYPGGYTTYKALRGERAEAESAALSADKAEKKKRAPKAKKSGLTYGERIELEGLMDVIAEAEEKVGALETRLADPKLYEGGGDEAAQLARDLDAARAEVEAKMARWELLETKKAESA, encoded by the coding sequence GTGTCGGTCCTGGATGCACAGCAGCTCACGCGCACGTATGGCGTGCGAACGGTCCTCGGCGGGGTGTCGCTCACCATCACGGCGGCCGATCGGGTCGGGCTGGTGGGGGCGAACGGGTCGGGCAAGTCGACGCTCGGGCGGATCCTCGCCGGGGTGGAGGAGCCGGACACCGGGCAGGTGGTGCGGCGGCGCGACGTGCGGGTGGGGTATCTCCCGCAGGAGCCGATCTTCGAGGGCGACCCCACCGCGCGCGAGGCGGCGCTGAGCGGGCTGACGCGCTGGCTCGAGGCGAAGGAGACGCACGACGCGGCGAGCGCGCGCCTCGCGGCCGGCGACGGCGACGCGGACGCGCTCCTCGAGCAGCAGGCGGAGGCGGCCGCGCAGATCGAGCGGCTCGGGGGCTGGGACCGCACGCACGCGGCGGAGGCGATGCTCGAGAAGCTCGGCGTGCGCGAGCACGGCCAGCGGGTCTCGTCGATGAGCGGCGGGGAGCGGCGGCGGGTCGACCTGGCGCGCTTGCTCGTCTCGCGCCCGGACGTGGCCATCCTCGACGAGCCGACCAACCACCTCGACGTCGACACCATCGAGTGGCTCGAGGGGCACCTGCAGAACGAGCAGCCCGGCGCGCTGCTCCTGATCACCCACGACCGCTTCTTCCTCGACCGCGTGGTCAAGCGCACGGCGGAGCTCTCGGGGGGCGAGCTGCGGATCTACGAGGGCGGCTACGAGGCCTACCTCGAGGCGAAGGCGGAGCGCGAGGCGTTCGAGCACCGGGTGGAGAAGAACCGGCAGAACTTCCTCCGTCGCGAGCTGGACTGGCTGCGGCGGCAGGCCCCGGCCCGCACGACCAAGCAGAAGGCGCGCACCGATCGCGCGCACGACGCGCTGTCGAAGGACGGGCCCCGGCTCTCGAAGGACGTCGCGCTCCACGTCGAGAGCGTGCGCACGGGCAAGACGGTCTTGGAGATCGAGGCCCTGCGGCTCGACGTGCCCGGTCGCACGCTGGTCGACGACCTGACGCTCACGCTCTCCCCTGGGGAGCGCGTCGGGATCGTCGGCCCGAACGGCGCGGGCAAGACGACGCTCCTCCGCGCGGTGCTCGGGGAGCACCCGCCCGCGAGCGGCAAGATCACGCTGGGCCAGAACACGCGCATCACCTACTTCGGCCAGGCGCGCGAGGGGCTCGACGAGGACGCGACCGTGCTCGAGAACGTGGCCGGCGGCCGGCAGCGCGTGACGGTGGGCGACCGCGACATGGACGCGCGCGGGTACCTGGAGCGCTTCCTCTTCGACTACGAGCAGCAGAAGCAGCCGGTCCGCGTGCTCTCGGGCGGGGAGAAGGCGCGCTGCCTGCTCGCGAAGCTCCTCCTGACGCCGGCCAACCTGCTCATCCTCGACGAGCCCACGAACGATCTCGACGTGCCCACCCTGGCCGCGCTCGAGGAGATGCTGATCGAGCTGAACGGCACCGCGCTGGTGGTCACGCACGATCGCTGGTTCCTCGACCGGGTGGCCACCGCGACGCTCGCCTTCGAGGGCGACGCGAAGGTCGTGCGCTACCCCGGCGGCTACACGACGTACAAGGCGTTGCGCGGCGAGCGGGCCGAGGCCGAGAGCGCGGCGCTGAGCGCCGACAAGGCCGAGAAGAAGAAGCGCGCGCCGAAGGCGAAGAAGAGCGGCCTGACGTACGGCGAGCGCATCGAGCTCGAGGGGCTGATGGACGTCATCGCCGAGGCCGAGGAGAAGGTCGGCGCGCTCGAGACCCGGCTGGCCGACCCCAAGCTCTACGAGGGCGGCGGAGACGAGGCGGCGCAGCTCGCCCGCGACCTCGACGCGGCCAGGGCCGAGGTCGAGGCGAAGATGGCGCGCTGGGAGCTGCTCGAGACCAAGAAGGCCGAGAGCGCCTGA